Proteins encoded together in one Sinorhizobium meliloti window:
- a CDS encoding hemolysin family protein has protein sequence MFELLVIFILLLINAFFALSEMAIVSASKPLLRQMVKQGNRRAEAALTLAEDPGKFLSTVQVGITLVGILAGAYGGATIAAKIAPFLNDIGWISPYGDTVAVALVVTLITFLSVVIGELIPKQLALRNPEGLAMLVAGPMALLSRIAAPVVFIFETAASIAMRLMGMRPEDADRVTEEEVQAIMAEGVESGAIEKSEHEMLRRIIRLGDRNVKSIMTHRTEVGFIDVHDSLETIGQKIRQFGHSRYPVIDGPSGDVIGAVLTKEILNVAPAAPFNIRDYVREILTLPETASCLKALEAFKSSSINMAMIVDEYGSTEGIITTADILEAIVGVIPSNYDNSEHALIRQRDDGSYIVDGRTPIDEIHLQIGIDGIEADGDFETIAGFLVQQLRKTPEEGDTAEAHGYRFEVIDMDGRRIDKILVSRAGETLS, from the coding sequence ATGTTCGAGCTTCTTGTCATTTTCATTCTGCTCTTGATCAACGCTTTCTTCGCGTTGTCGGAAATGGCAATCGTCTCGGCAAGCAAGCCGCTGCTTCGTCAGATGGTGAAGCAGGGAAACCGGCGCGCGGAGGCCGCGCTCACGCTGGCCGAGGATCCGGGCAAGTTCCTGTCGACGGTGCAGGTCGGCATCACCCTTGTCGGCATCCTCGCGGGCGCCTATGGCGGCGCGACGATCGCGGCAAAGATTGCTCCGTTCCTGAACGACATCGGTTGGATCAGCCCTTACGGCGACACCGTCGCGGTCGCACTCGTCGTCACGCTGATCACATTTTTGTCGGTGGTCATCGGCGAGCTCATCCCCAAGCAGCTGGCGCTGCGAAATCCGGAAGGGCTGGCCATGTTGGTCGCCGGTCCGATGGCGCTGCTTTCCCGTATCGCAGCGCCGGTCGTTTTTATTTTCGAAACGGCGGCCTCTATTGCGATGCGGCTCATGGGCATGAGGCCGGAGGATGCCGATCGCGTCACCGAAGAGGAAGTGCAGGCGATCATGGCGGAAGGCGTCGAAAGCGGCGCCATCGAGAAGAGCGAGCACGAGATGCTGCGGCGAATCATCCGCCTCGGCGATCGCAACGTCAAATCGATCATGACCCACCGCACAGAGGTCGGTTTCATCGACGTTCACGACAGCCTGGAGACGATCGGACAGAAGATCCGGCAATTCGGCCACTCGCGCTACCCGGTGATCGACGGCCCATCGGGTGATGTCATCGGCGCGGTCCTTACCAAGGAAATATTGAATGTTGCGCCGGCCGCGCCCTTCAACATCCGCGATTATGTCCGCGAAATTCTTACCCTGCCGGAGACGGCCTCCTGTCTGAAGGCTCTCGAAGCCTTCAAGTCGTCCAGCATCAATATGGCGATGATTGTCGACGAATACGGGAGCACGGAGGGGATCATCACCACCGCCGACATCCTGGAGGCAATCGTCGGCGTCATCCCGTCGAATTATGATAATTCCGAACACGCTCTCATTCGCCAGCGCGACGACGGCAGCTATATCGTAGACGGACGGACGCCGATTGATGAAATTCACCTCCAGATCGGCATCGATGGAATCGAAGCGGACGGCGATTTCGAAACCATAGCCGGCTTCCTGGTGCAGCAGTTGCGCAAGACTCCGGAGGAGGGCGACACCGCCGAGGCCCACGGCTACCGCTTCGAGGTGATCGACATGGACGGCCGACGCATCGACAAGATCCTCGTCAGCCGGGCCGGTGAAACACTTTCATGA
- a CDS encoding FadR/GntR family transcriptional regulator, whose translation MKSVLETVISGTPKRTSHAQVVDQLGKAIVSGEFPVGSILPGDPELALRFRVSRTVLREAMKTLAAKGMIVPRARIGTRVTPRKEWNLFDSDILTWHFACGVDEDFLYHLSEVRLAFETHAAALAARNASDAEIAGMMRLAVAMGEANHTPESLAVADLKFHLSVIEASGNPFLRTVGGLIEAALVGVFKLSSPTAEKGGIDEVARNHIRIVEAIGKRDEAAARLAMEHVIKVGRARIRQALSGGGAEA comes from the coding sequence TTGAAGAGCGTGCTTGAGACCGTGATATCCGGCACGCCGAAGCGGACGAGCCATGCACAGGTCGTGGATCAGCTCGGCAAGGCGATCGTTTCGGGCGAGTTCCCGGTCGGCAGCATTCTCCCCGGAGATCCTGAACTGGCGCTCCGTTTCCGCGTCTCGCGGACGGTACTGCGCGAAGCGATGAAGACGCTTGCCGCCAAGGGCATGATCGTTCCGCGCGCCCGGATCGGCACGCGCGTCACGCCCCGAAAGGAATGGAATCTCTTCGACAGCGACATTCTCACCTGGCATTTCGCCTGCGGCGTCGATGAGGACTTTCTCTACCATCTGAGCGAGGTACGGCTTGCCTTCGAGACCCATGCTGCGGCACTGGCGGCAAGAAACGCGTCGGATGCGGAAATCGCGGGGATGATGCGGCTCGCCGTCGCCATGGGCGAGGCGAATCACACCCCCGAGAGTCTCGCCGTAGCGGACCTCAAGTTCCATCTCTCGGTCATCGAAGCATCCGGCAATCCCTTTCTGCGTACCGTCGGGGGCTTGATCGAGGCAGCTCTTGTGGGCGTGTTCAAGCTCAGTTCGCCGACAGCTGAGAAGGGCGGCATCGACGAAGTTGCGCGCAACCATATCCGCATCGTCGAGGCGATCGGCAAACGCGACGAAGCGGCTGCACGCCTGGCGATGGAGCACGTGATCAAGGTAGGGCGTGCGCGTATCCGTCAGGCGCTAAGCGGCGGCGGTGCAGAAGCCTGA
- a CDS encoding BMP family ABC transporter substrate-binding protein, producing MKKLLVALATTVAVLGIAPAASAQEKAKICFIYVGSKTDGGWTQAHDIGRQELEKELGDKIETQFLENVPEGPDAERAIERLARSGCGLIFTTSFGFMDATIKIAGKFPDVKFEHATGYKTAPNVATYNSRFYEGRYIQGQIAAKMSEKGVAGYIASFPIPEVVMGINAFVIGARAVNPDFKIKVVWANTWFDPGKEADAAKALIDQGVDIITQHTDTTAPMQVAAERGIKAFGQASDMIAAGPQTQLTAIVDTWGAYYVKRTKAFLDGTWSTTSSWDGLKDGILTMAPYTNMPDDVKAMAEATEAKIKSGELKPFTGPLNKQDGSPWLKEGETADDATLLGMNFYVEGVDDKLPQ from the coding sequence ATGAAAAAACTACTCGTCGCCCTCGCAACCACCGTCGCCGTGCTCGGTATCGCGCCGGCTGCAAGCGCTCAGGAGAAGGCAAAGATCTGCTTCATCTATGTCGGCTCGAAGACAGACGGCGGCTGGACCCAAGCCCACGACATCGGCCGCCAGGAGCTCGAAAAGGAACTCGGCGACAAGATCGAAACGCAGTTCCTGGAAAACGTGCCGGAAGGTCCGGACGCCGAACGCGCGATCGAGCGCCTGGCGCGTTCCGGCTGTGGTCTGATTTTCACCACGTCCTTCGGGTTCATGGATGCGACGATCAAGATCGCCGGCAAGTTCCCGGATGTGAAGTTCGAGCACGCGACCGGCTACAAGACCGCGCCGAACGTCGCCACCTATAACAGCCGTTTCTACGAAGGCCGTTACATTCAGGGCCAGATCGCCGCGAAAATGTCGGAAAAGGGCGTTGCCGGCTACATCGCCTCGTTCCCGATTCCCGAGGTGGTGATGGGCATCAACGCCTTCGTCATCGGTGCCCGGGCGGTCAATCCGGACTTCAAGATCAAGGTCGTATGGGCGAACACCTGGTTTGATCCGGGCAAGGAAGCGGACGCCGCCAAGGCGCTCATCGACCAGGGCGTCGATATCATCACTCAGCATACCGACACGACCGCGCCGATGCAGGTCGCAGCCGAGCGCGGTATCAAGGCTTTCGGCCAGGCATCCGACATGATTGCCGCCGGCCCGCAGACGCAATTGACTGCGATCGTCGATACCTGGGGCGCCTACTATGTGAAGCGCACCAAGGCCTTCCTCGATGGAACATGGTCGACGACTTCGAGCTGGGACGGCCTGAAGGACGGCATCCTGACCATGGCGCCCTACACCAACATGCCCGATGACGTGAAGGCGATGGCGGAAGCGACGGAGGCGAAAATCAAGTCCGGCGAACTGAAGCCGTTTACCGGTCCGCTCAACAAGCAGGATGGCAGCCCGTGGCTGAAAGAGGGCGAGACCGCCGACGACGCGACGCTGCTCGGCATGAACTTCTATGTCGAAGGCGTAGACGACAAGCTGCCGCAATAA
- a CDS encoding ABC transporter permease: MGIVEAILLSVITAATPLVLAALGELVAERSGVLNLGVEGMLIMGAVCAFAATQLSGSPYVGILAGIAAGAVFSLLFGFLTLTLVANQVATGLALTLLGLGVSGMAGESFLGMQGIKLQPIAIPLLSKIPVVGPLLFRQDAIFYASVAIVVGVHLFLFRSRAGLKLRAVGDSHASAHALGVNVIRTRYLAVLFGGACAGLAGAQLSLVYTPQWVENMSAGRGWIALALVVFASWRPWRVVAGGYLFGAVSISQLHAQAFGIGIPSQFLTALPYLATIVVLILISHNRRMTLINTPASLGKPFVPDR; the protein is encoded by the coding sequence ATGGGCATAGTCGAAGCAATCCTCTTAAGCGTCATCACGGCTGCGACGCCACTGGTCCTCGCCGCCCTGGGCGAGCTCGTCGCCGAACGGTCCGGCGTGCTCAACCTCGGCGTCGAAGGCATGCTGATCATGGGCGCTGTCTGCGCCTTCGCGGCGACGCAGCTCAGCGGCTCGCCCTATGTAGGAATTCTTGCCGGCATCGCTGCCGGCGCCGTGTTTTCGCTGCTGTTCGGCTTCCTGACGCTGACGCTCGTTGCCAACCAGGTAGCGACCGGCCTGGCGCTCACGCTCCTCGGGCTCGGCGTTTCCGGAATGGCCGGAGAAAGTTTTCTCGGGATGCAGGGTATCAAGCTGCAGCCGATCGCAATTCCGCTCCTGTCGAAGATACCGGTCGTCGGACCGCTTTTGTTTCGGCAGGACGCAATATTCTATGCGTCGGTCGCGATCGTGGTGGGCGTCCATCTGTTTCTGTTCCGGAGCCGTGCGGGGTTGAAGTTGCGGGCGGTGGGCGACAGCCACGCCTCGGCCCACGCCCTCGGCGTGAACGTCATTCGCACCCGCTACCTGGCCGTTCTGTTCGGCGGCGCCTGCGCCGGACTTGCCGGCGCGCAATTGTCGCTCGTCTACACGCCTCAATGGGTGGAGAACATGTCGGCCGGCCGCGGCTGGATCGCGCTGGCATTGGTGGTTTTTGCCTCCTGGCGGCCCTGGCGCGTGGTCGCCGGAGGATATCTCTTCGGAGCCGTCTCGATAAGCCAGCTTCATGCGCAGGCTTTCGGCATCGGCATTCCGTCGCAGTTCCTCACTGCGCTTCCCTATCTCGCAACGATTGTCGTACTCATTCTCATATCGCATAACCGGCGCATGACCCTGATCAATACGCCGGCATCGCTCGGCAAGCCGTTTGTGCCGGACCGGTGA
- a CDS encoding ABC transporter permease, with protein sequence MRIELEKRAKASTLFSILSPFIAFALTIIFGGVMFALLGKNPATALYSFFVEPLSEVWSLHELAIKAAPLILIGVGLSVCFRSNNWNIGAEGQFIMGAIAGSALPVLFYDWQSPLILPLMMLLGMLGGALFAAIPAFLKAHMNTNEILTSLMLVYVAQLFLDWLVRGPWRNPQGMNFPETRTFGADAVLPEMLASGRTHWGFAFAIIAAVLVWFMMRYTLKGFEITVLGQSERAGRFAGFSSRRMIWFSMLFSGALAGLAGISEVSGAMQQLRPVISPGYGFTAIIVAFLGRLNPLGIVAAGLVLALTYLGGEAAQLSIGVSDKVTRVFQGLLLFFVLSCDALIHYRIRLVWDRFAAVKTEEAH encoded by the coding sequence ATGCGGATTGAACTCGAAAAGCGCGCGAAGGCCTCGACGCTGTTTTCCATCCTCTCGCCGTTCATCGCTTTTGCGCTGACCATCATCTTCGGCGGCGTGATGTTCGCATTGCTCGGCAAGAATCCGGCGACCGCGCTCTACAGCTTCTTCGTGGAGCCGCTGAGCGAGGTCTGGTCGCTGCACGAACTCGCGATCAAGGCGGCGCCACTGATCCTGATCGGCGTCGGGCTCTCCGTCTGCTTCCGCTCCAACAACTGGAACATCGGCGCAGAAGGGCAGTTCATCATGGGCGCAATCGCCGGCTCGGCCCTCCCGGTACTCTTCTACGATTGGCAGTCGCCGTTGATACTGCCGCTGATGATGCTTCTCGGCATGCTCGGTGGAGCGCTCTTCGCCGCGATACCGGCCTTCCTGAAGGCGCATATGAATACGAACGAGATCTTGACGAGTCTGATGCTGGTCTATGTGGCCCAGCTCTTTCTCGACTGGCTCGTGCGTGGCCCTTGGCGCAACCCTCAAGGTATGAACTTCCCGGAAACGCGAACGTTCGGCGCGGACGCTGTCCTTCCCGAAATGCTCGCCTCGGGGCGTACGCATTGGGGTTTTGCCTTCGCGATCATCGCGGCGGTGCTGGTGTGGTTCATGATGCGCTATACGTTGAAGGGGTTCGAAATCACCGTTCTCGGCCAATCCGAGCGGGCAGGGCGCTTTGCCGGCTTTTCCTCGCGCAGGATGATCTGGTTCTCGATGCTGTTTTCCGGCGCGCTGGCGGGGCTCGCCGGCATTTCGGAAGTGAGTGGAGCCATGCAGCAGCTGCGTCCGGTGATCTCGCCCGGTTACGGCTTCACCGCCATCATCGTCGCGTTCCTCGGCCGGCTCAATCCACTCGGAATCGTGGCCGCCGGCCTCGTCCTGGCGTTGACTTATCTCGGCGGCGAGGCCGCGCAGCTTTCGATCGGCGTATCCGACAAGGTGACGCGCGTCTTCCAGGGGCTGCTGCTGTTCTTCGTGCTGTCGTGCGACGCGCTCATTCACTATCGCATCAGGCTGGTGTGGGATCGCTTCGCAGCGGTCAAGACGGAAGAGGCGCACTGA
- a CDS encoding ABC transporter ATP-binding protein, with product MPEKGQTASGPLLAVRNLTKLFGSFAACNAIDLQIEPGEIHALLGENGAGKSTLVKMLFGVLAPSAGEIMWQGSNVRIGSPSDARRLGIGMVFQHFSLFEALTVAENIALSMDRSVSLARVAEEASRLSRIYGLPLDPKAHVADLSVGERQRIEIVRALLQNPQLIILDEPTSVLTPQEADRLFETLQKLRSEGRSVLYISHRLEEVQRICDRATVLRHGKVTGACDPRAETPASLARMMVGSDVAVVTPEGTSTRGDVQLEARHLSVAARTPFAVSLKNICLKVRAGEVLAIAGVAGNGQSELFDALSGEYPVADDNAIQIRQRPVGTRNINARRLMGAGFVPEERHGHAAVSALSLSDNLVLARSQSDRRAFLGGGALKIIRHGAVQAATKRIAEAMDVRKSGEDPPAGSLSGGNLQKFIVGRELDRQPAVLVVNQPTWGVDAGAASRIRQALVDLAKAGSAVLVISQDLDEIFEVATEIAVISDGRLSDPYPARELSREKIGLLMGGMYGRSEGGAEGTGAAHAD from the coding sequence GTGCCTGAAAAGGGACAAACCGCGAGCGGCCCGCTGCTGGCCGTTCGCAACCTTACGAAATTGTTCGGCTCGTTCGCGGCCTGCAATGCAATCGATCTGCAGATAGAACCCGGAGAAATCCACGCGCTGCTCGGCGAGAACGGCGCGGGAAAGTCGACGCTGGTGAAGATGCTGTTCGGCGTGCTCGCGCCGAGCGCCGGCGAGATCATGTGGCAGGGGTCGAATGTTCGCATCGGCAGCCCGAGCGACGCCCGCCGGCTCGGCATAGGCATGGTCTTTCAGCATTTCTCTCTGTTCGAGGCACTGACGGTCGCCGAGAATATCGCCCTTTCGATGGACAGGTCGGTTTCGCTTGCCCGGGTTGCCGAGGAAGCGTCACGGCTGTCGCGCATCTATGGCCTGCCGCTCGATCCGAAGGCGCATGTCGCCGATCTCTCGGTCGGCGAAAGGCAGCGGATCGAAATCGTCCGGGCTCTCCTGCAGAACCCGCAGCTCATCATCCTCGACGAACCGACTTCGGTGCTGACGCCCCAGGAAGCCGACCGCCTTTTCGAGACGCTGCAGAAATTGCGATCGGAGGGGCGCTCCGTCCTTTATATCAGCCATCGTCTCGAGGAAGTGCAGCGCATCTGCGACCGCGCGACGGTGCTGAGACACGGCAAGGTAACCGGCGCCTGCGATCCGCGCGCGGAAACGCCCGCCTCTCTTGCACGCATGATGGTAGGCAGCGACGTTGCCGTCGTGACGCCGGAGGGAACGAGCACCAGAGGCGACGTGCAGTTGGAGGCGCGGCATCTTTCCGTCGCGGCGCGCACGCCCTTTGCGGTCTCCTTGAAAAACATCTGTCTCAAGGTCAGGGCAGGCGAGGTGCTCGCGATCGCCGGTGTGGCCGGCAACGGGCAGAGCGAGCTCTTCGATGCGCTTTCGGGCGAATATCCCGTCGCCGACGACAATGCCATCCAGATCCGTCAGCGGCCGGTGGGGACCAGGAACATCAATGCCCGCCGTCTGATGGGCGCCGGTTTTGTGCCGGAGGAGCGCCATGGGCACGCCGCGGTCTCGGCGCTGTCGCTCTCCGACAATCTCGTGCTCGCGCGCAGCCAATCGGATCGCCGGGCTTTTCTCGGCGGCGGCGCACTGAAGATCATCCGCCACGGCGCCGTCCAGGCGGCGACGAAGCGGATTGCCGAGGCGATGGACGTGCGCAAGAGCGGCGAGGATCCGCCGGCCGGATCACTCTCCGGCGGCAATCTGCAGAAGTTTATCGTCGGACGGGAACTCGACCGTCAGCCGGCCGTGCTCGTCGTCAACCAGCCCACTTGGGGCGTCGACGCCGGAGCGGCGAGCCGTATCCGTCAGGCCTTGGTCGATCTCGCAAAAGCGGGATCCGCTGTCCTTGTCATCAGTCAGGACCTCGATGAAATATTCGAAGTGGCGACCGAGATTGCCGTCATAAGCGACGGGCGTCTCTCCGATCCCTATCCGGCCCGTGAACTTTCGCGCGAAAAGATCGGCCTGTTGATGGGTGGCATGTATGGCCGATCGGAAGGCGGGGCGGAAGGTACGGGAGCAGCGCATGCGGATTGA
- a CDS encoding quinone oxidoreductase family protein → MAQAIVVRELGGPEVLKMEGVTLAAPGPGEVQIRQVAIGLNFIDVYFRTGLYKSATGLPFVPGKEGAGVVTAVGDGVSMFSVGDRVAYASADGAYASERNVDASQLLKVPDGISLETAAAMMLKGMTAQYLLNQTFKVGPETTLLFHAAAGGVGLIAGQWAKALGATVIGTAGSQEKIDLALAHGYDHVINYRTDNFVERVKDLTGGRGVDVVYDSVGRDTYPASLDCLKPRGLWASFGNSSGPVDAFNIGILAQKGALYATRPTLFTYVATRPALEACANSLFDVVQSNKVRININQTYPLAEAGRAHTDLETRKTSGTTLLIP, encoded by the coding sequence ATGGCACAGGCGATCGTCGTTCGCGAACTTGGCGGACCGGAAGTTCTGAAGATGGAGGGCGTGACGCTTGCGGCGCCCGGACCCGGCGAAGTGCAGATCCGGCAGGTGGCGATCGGCCTCAATTTCATCGACGTCTATTTTCGCACCGGCCTCTACAAGTCGGCGACCGGCCTCCCCTTCGTTCCGGGCAAGGAAGGCGCCGGAGTAGTGACTGCGGTGGGTGATGGGGTCAGCATGTTTTCGGTCGGCGACCGCGTCGCCTATGCATCCGCTGACGGCGCCTATGCCAGCGAGCGCAACGTAGACGCCTCGCAACTCTTGAAGGTGCCGGACGGAATCAGCCTGGAGACGGCGGCTGCGATGATGCTCAAGGGCATGACAGCGCAATACCTTCTCAACCAAACCTTCAAGGTAGGCCCGGAGACGACCTTGCTCTTTCACGCCGCCGCCGGCGGCGTCGGGCTCATTGCGGGGCAGTGGGCCAAGGCACTTGGTGCGACGGTGATCGGAACAGCCGGATCGCAGGAGAAGATCGATCTGGCTCTTGCCCATGGTTACGACCACGTCATCAACTACCGCACGGACAATTTCGTGGAGCGCGTCAAGGACTTGACCGGAGGGCGCGGCGTCGATGTCGTCTACGATTCCGTTGGGCGCGACACCTATCCGGCCTCGCTCGACTGCCTGAAGCCGCGCGGCCTCTGGGCCAGCTTCGGCAATTCCTCCGGGCCGGTGGATGCTTTCAACATCGGTATCCTGGCGCAGAAGGGCGCGCTCTATGCGACGCGCCCGACGCTCTTCACTTATGTCGCGACCCGGCCGGCCCTGGAGGCATGTGCAAATTCCCTGTTTGATGTTGTGCAAAGCAACAAAGTGCGTATCAATATCAATCAGACCTATCCGCTCGCCGAAGCAGGTCGGGCGCATACGGATCTCGAAACAAGAAAAACAAGTGGAACGACATTGCTGATTCCCTGA
- the pcsA gene encoding phosphatidylcholine synthase, with product MKFFNYRRVPYAEIRAFSVHILTASGSFLAFLGVVAAAEHRFVDMFWWLGLALLVDGIDGPIARKVQVKEVLPNWSGDTLDNVIDYVTYVLLPAFALYQSGMIGEPWSFVAAGAIVVSSAIYYADMGMKTDEYFFSGFPVVWNMVVFTLFVIQASEVTASVVVFLSVILTFLPINFLHPVRVKRLRPLNLGVFLIWSVLGMYALLLHFETPPWVVVGVVATGLYLYVIGFILQIFPKLGRA from the coding sequence ATGAAGTTCTTCAATTACAGACGCGTTCCTTACGCGGAAATCCGCGCCTTTTCCGTGCATATCCTTACAGCGTCCGGATCGTTCCTGGCCTTTCTCGGCGTCGTCGCCGCGGCAGAGCACCGCTTCGTCGACATGTTCTGGTGGCTCGGTCTGGCCTTGCTCGTCGACGGCATCGACGGGCCGATCGCACGCAAGGTCCAGGTCAAGGAGGTGCTGCCCAACTGGTCGGGCGATACGCTCGACAACGTCATCGACTACGTGACCTATGTGCTACTGCCGGCCTTCGCGCTCTACCAAAGCGGCATGATCGGCGAACCCTGGTCGTTCGTTGCCGCCGGAGCGATCGTGGTTTCGAGCGCTATCTACTATGCGGATATGGGGATGAAGACGGATGAGTATTTCTTCTCCGGATTTCCGGTCGTCTGGAATATGGTCGTCTTCACCCTTTTTGTGATCCAGGCGAGCGAAGTCACTGCATCGGTTGTCGTCTTCCTCTCCGTGATTTTGACGTTCCTGCCCATCAACTTCCTGCATCCGGTGCGTGTGAAAAGGCTGAGGCCGCTCAATCTCGGCGTCTTTCTCATCTGGTCGGTGCTCGGCATGTATGCCTTGCTCCTGCATTTCGAGACCCCGCCCTGGGTTGTGGTGGGCGTCGTGGCAACCGGGCTTTACCTCTACGTCATCGGTTTCATACTGCAGATATTCCCGAAACTCGGGCGTGCCTGA
- a CDS encoding UbiH/UbiF family hydroxylase, with the protein MDHYDIAIIGAGLAGSLAAIALAREGHRVALIGPRPAIADGRTTALMDQSIEYLRKLDLWDEVEPLTAPLVAIHILDGTRRLFRAPPVNFRASEVGLEAFGYNIPNAPFLEILERHEAELPTLERATAAATRIDIDGAEIRIGLGDGRSITADLVVGADGRRSAVREAAGIGVRTWSYPQAAIVLNFSHELPHQDVSTEFHTESGPFTQVPLPGNRSSLVWVRKPRDAEEMLTLAPDILSRTIEDRMQSILGKVTTEGMPQSFPLSGLSARRFGKGRVLLVGEAAHAFPPIGAQGLNLSLRDIMTLVDLVGRPTGSRLPVDTGDRFDGRRRADILSRTASVDLLNRSLLSNFLPVQALRAAGLHLLSSAGPLRGLLMREGIHPGSALQAFKEGLREQIRRKSA; encoded by the coding sequence ATGGATCACTATGACATCGCAATAATCGGCGCGGGGCTTGCCGGCTCGCTGGCGGCCATCGCTCTTGCACGCGAAGGTCACCGTGTTGCGCTCATCGGCCCGCGGCCTGCCATCGCCGACGGCCGCACCACCGCGCTCATGGACCAGTCGATCGAATATTTGAGGAAGCTCGATCTTTGGGATGAGGTCGAGCCGCTGACGGCACCACTGGTCGCCATTCACATCCTCGACGGGACCAGGCGGCTTTTTCGGGCGCCCCCGGTCAATTTCCGCGCCTCCGAAGTAGGCCTCGAGGCTTTCGGCTACAACATTCCGAACGCGCCCTTCCTCGAGATTCTGGAAAGGCACGAAGCGGAACTGCCGACGCTCGAGCGTGCGACCGCCGCGGCAACGAGAATCGACATCGACGGCGCAGAGATTCGGATCGGCCTTGGCGATGGCCGCTCGATCACTGCCGATCTGGTGGTCGGCGCCGACGGGCGACGCTCGGCCGTGCGGGAGGCGGCCGGGATCGGCGTTCGCACCTGGTCCTATCCCCAGGCTGCTATCGTCCTGAATTTCAGCCATGAACTGCCGCATCAGGACGTTTCGACCGAGTTCCATACGGAAAGCGGTCCGTTTACGCAGGTGCCGCTTCCCGGCAATCGCTCGAGCCTCGTCTGGGTCCGGAAGCCTCGCGATGCCGAGGAGATGCTGACGCTTGCACCGGATATCCTCTCGCGCACGATCGAGGATCGAATGCAGTCGATTCTCGGCAAGGTCACGACAGAGGGAATGCCGCAATCATTTCCGCTTTCCGGCCTTTCTGCTCGTCGTTTCGGCAAGGGTCGCGTCCTGCTCGTCGGCGAAGCCGCCCATGCCTTTCCACCGATCGGGGCCCAAGGGCTGAACCTCAGTCTTCGCGACATCATGACCCTTGTCGATCTCGTCGGCCGGCCAACCGGCAGCCGCCTGCCGGTAGACACAGGCGACCGCTTCGATGGCCGGCGGCGCGCCGACATTCTCAGCCGCACGGCGAGCGTCGACCTGCTCAACCGTTCGCTGCTCTCGAATTTCCTGCCGGTGCAGGCCTTGCGTGCGGCTGGCCTGCATCTCCTTTCCTCTGCGGGCCCGTTGCGCGGACTTTTGATGCGCGAGGGAATTCATCCCGGCAGCGCGCTGCAGGCGTTCAAGGAGGGCTTACGGGAACAGATCCGGCGGAAGAGCGCCTGA
- a CDS encoding AEC family transporter has protein sequence MAEITGLVLPFFGLIFLGYLTARLVDHPGEAMGWLNTFIVYLALPALFFKLVSRTPVEELTRADFILTSVGTTYVVFALIFAIGLFLRRNTVAEATMQGFAGAYGNIGYMGPGLALLALGETAAVPVALIFCFENAAHFTVAPALMAAAGGSKQKPAVLALGIARRIAFHPFILSTFAGVAAAFLSLEAPLPLQRLIDYLAQAAAPCALFAMGVTLALRPLKRIPAEIGYIVPAKLVLHPVLMYLALSLGGAYDPIWVQTAVLLASLPTATNVFVIGQQYGVWQERASATILITTLLSVATVTGLLYLIRSGALPPDLFP, from the coding sequence ATGGCGGAAATCACGGGTCTGGTGCTGCCGTTCTTCGGCCTCATCTTTCTCGGCTACCTGACGGCGCGCCTCGTCGACCATCCGGGCGAGGCGATGGGCTGGCTGAACACGTTCATCGTCTACCTGGCGCTGCCCGCGCTCTTCTTCAAGCTGGTATCGCGCACGCCGGTGGAGGAGCTTACCCGTGCCGATTTCATCCTGACCAGCGTAGGCACGACGTATGTCGTCTTTGCGCTGATCTTCGCCATAGGGCTGTTCCTTCGCCGCAATACGGTTGCCGAGGCGACGATGCAGGGCTTCGCCGGTGCTTATGGCAATATCGGCTACATGGGCCCCGGCCTGGCGCTGCTGGCTCTCGGGGAGACGGCGGCCGTTCCGGTGGCGCTGATTTTCTGCTTCGAGAATGCAGCGCATTTCACCGTCGCTCCGGCGCTGATGGCGGCTGCGGGAGGCAGCAAGCAGAAGCCTGCAGTCCTCGCGCTCGGCATTGCGCGCCGGATAGCCTTTCATCCATTCATCCTGTCGACCTTTGCCGGCGTCGCCGCGGCTTTTCTCTCTCTCGAAGCCCCGCTGCCGCTGCAGCGGCTGATAGACTACCTGGCGCAAGCGGCGGCGCCTTGCGCCCTGTTTGCGATGGGGGTCACGCTTGCGCTGCGCCCGCTTAAGCGTATTCCCGCGGAGATCGGTTACATCGTTCCGGCAAAGCTCGTGCTTCATCCGGTGCTCATGTATCTGGCGCTCAGCCTTGGCGGTGCCTACGATCCCATCTGGGTACAGACGGCAGTGCTGCTCGCTTCGCTGCCGACCGCAACTAATGTGTTCGTGATCGGCCAACAATACGGCGTCTGGCAGGAGCGGGCATCGGCGACGATCCTCATCACGACGCTGCTCTCCGTCGCGACGGTCACCGGGCTGCTATACCTCATACGCTCAGGCGCTCTTCCGCCGGATCTGTTCCCGTAA